The Motacilla alba alba isolate MOTALB_02 chromosome 14, Motacilla_alba_V1.0_pri, whole genome shotgun sequence genome includes a region encoding these proteins:
- the UBFD1 gene encoding ubiquitin domain-containing protein UBFD1: MAAAAAAADGAEEPGMEAEAQELALGRGGGGGSPAAGRSPDGERRREPPPAPVSNGGDEDSGRELVELKVIWNKNKYDVKFCLDSTGAELKQKIHSLTGLPPAMQKVMFKGLLPEEKTLREIKVTNGAKIMVVGSTINDVLAVNTPKEAAQQEVKAEENKKEPLCRQKQHRKVLDKGKPDDVMPSVKGVQERLPTVPLSGMYNKSGGKVRLTFKLEQDQLWIGTKERTEKLPMGSIKNVVSEPIEGHEDYHMMAFQLGPTEASYYWVYWVPTQYVDAIKDTVLGKWQYF, from the exons atggccgccgccgccgccgccgccgatG GTGCCGAGGAGCCGGGCATGGAGGCGGAGGCGCAGGAGCTGGCGCTGGGCCGCGGCGGAGGGGGCGGCTCGCCCGCGGCCGGGCGCTCTCCGGACGGTGAGCGGCGCCGGGAGCCCCCGCCGGCGCCCGTCAGCAACGGCGGCGACGAGGACAGCggcagggagctggtggagctgaAGGTGATCTGGAACAAGAACAAGTACGACGTGAAGTTCTGCCTGGACAGCACGGGGGCCGAGCTGAAGCAGAAGATCCACTCGCTCACAG GGCTCCCGCCCGCCATGCAGAAAGTTATGTTCAAGGGACTGCTACCGGAGGAGAAAACCTTGCGGGAAATCAAAGTGACGAATGGAGCGAAAATAATGGTTGTGGGCTCTACCATCAACGATGTGCTAGCAGTGAATACACCCAAAGAAGCTGCTCAACAGGAGGTCAAAGccgaggaaaacaaaaaggagcCACTTTGCAGACAAAAG CAACACAGAAAAGTGTTGGACAAAGGAAAACCTGACGATGTGATGCCTTCTGTCAAAGGCGTGCAG GAGCGGCTGCCCACGGTGCCGCTGTCGGGCATGTACAACAAGTCAGGGGGCAAAGTCAGGCTGACCTTCAAACTCGAGCAAGACCAGCTGTGGATCGGCACAAAAG agagaacagaaaagttACCCATGGGGTCCATTAAAAATGTGGTGAGTGAACCTATTGAAGGCCATGAGGATTATCACATGATG GCGTTTCAGCTGGGCCCAACAGAAGCATCTTACTACTGGGTCTATTGGGTCCCAACTCAGTATGTGGATGCAATCAAAGACACGGTGCTGGGGAAGTGGCAGTATTTTTGA